One Pygocentrus nattereri isolate fPygNat1 chromosome 23, fPygNat1.pri, whole genome shotgun sequence genomic window carries:
- the slc12a9 gene encoding solute carrier family 12 member 9, whose translation MACERSPLLAHGIFSMVADNGDSRRGSSAAGDSSSKANPRTLNTFFGVIVPTILSMFSIIIFLRTGFVIGHAGLLYGLLMLGVAYFIISLTILSICAISTNGAVQGGGAYFMISRSLGPEFGGSIGLMFFLAKVCACGVYVLGLVEAILNIFGQDAAVGMAQGIRVLPQGYWFSVLYSSVLLLLCLVVCLVGAHIYAKASFITLIVVTVAVLSILISPLIVGPRHFNLTHMLDHNHTIIHGVYTGFNSSTLANNLGPGYSLDYSTNKMMSFSAVFAVLFTSCTGIMAGANMSGELKNPSVAIPKGTIIAVLYAFVVYVLLFLLLSSTCDRLFLINDYAVFQRINIWPPFVIVGVYCASLSAAMCSLIGASRILHALAVDQLFGLPLAPAAITSSSGNPWVSVLYTWVLVQCTLFAGQLNVIAELVTVFYLLAYAAVDLACLALEWASAPNFRPTFQLFSWHTCLLGMLSCLVMMFVINAVYSSASIVMLLLLLLFLHYRSPTSSWGYISQALIFHQVRKYLLMLDSRKDHVKFWRPQVLLMVSNPRSSCQLISFVNQLKKGGLFILGHVQLGDLDMLPTDPVQQHYNFWLSLVDKLDVKAFVDLTLSPSVRQGTQHLLRITGLGGMKPNTLVLGFYDNCYPEDYFLQEAAFCEGADKGSGSSAGFEGDHFGVDLPSLQAHFPPVRHTESPRFLQPDEYVGIISDAIKMGKNVCLARYFFQLPPEGKGTSAKYGDSSDMIDVWPSNLLSADGSGSFADVCSLFLLQMACILNMATRWRRARVRIFLCVEAESGDQGWLAKEERFRELLGKLRIRATIKIVAWDRVVRLLRGTDSTAPPVASEEFLSAVNSLLKEHSTSAAVRFLYLPRPPTNSGQSQQYLAQLDAVTQGLGPTLLIHGLTPVTCTEL comes from the exons ATGGCATGTGAGCGCAGCCCTCTTCTGGCCCATGGGATCTTCAGCATGGTGGCTGATAATGGAGACTCCAGGAGGGGCTCCTCAGCAGCTGGAGACAGCTCCTCCAAAGCCAACCCCCGCACTCTAAACACCTTCTTCGGGGTGATAGTGCCCACCATCCTCTCCATGTTCAGCATCATAATCTTCCTGCGCACTG GTTTTGTTATAGGCCATGCAGGTCTTCTCTATGGTCTGCTCATGCTGGGCGTGGCCTATTTTATCATCTCCTTAACAATCCTGTCGATCTGTGCCATTTCCACCAATGGGGCGGTACAGGGTGGAGGAGCCTATT TCATGATCAGTCGTTCTCTGGGCCCGGAGTTTGGTGGCAGCATCGGCCTCATGTTCTTCCTGGCGAAGGTGTGTGCATGCGGGGTCTACGTGCTCGGCTTGGTGGAGGCGATTCTGAACATTTTCGGTCAGGATGCAG cgGTGGGCATGGCGCAGGGTATACGTGTGCTCCCTCAGGGTTACTGGTTCTCTGTTCTGTACTCGtctgtgctgctgttgctgtgtttGGTGGTGTGTCTGGTCGGAGCTCACATCTATGCCAAAGCCTCTTTCATCACCCTGATTGTGGTCACTGTGGCAGTGCTGTCCATCCTCATCAGCCCGCTGATAGTCGGCCCGCGCCACTTCAACTTAACACACATGCTGGATCACAACCACACGATTATACATGGCGTTTACACGGGCTTCAACAGCAGCACACTCGCCAACAACCTCGGAC CGGGCTACTCTCTGGACTACAGTACAAACAAGATGATGTCATTTTCTGCTGTGTTTGCTGTGCTGTTCACCAGCTGCACTGGGATTATGGCAGGGGCCAATATGTCAG GTGAGCTGAAGAACCCCAGTGTGGCCATCCCTAAAGGTACCATCATAGCTGTGCTGTACGCCTTCGTCGTGTAcgtcctcctctttctcctcctcagcTCCACCTGTGACAG gTTGTTTCTGATTAATGACTATGCTGTGTTCCAGCGTATAAACATATGGCCTCCGTTTGTGATTGTTGGTGTTTACTGTGCGTCTCTGTCTGCGGCGATGTGTTCCTTGATCGGAGCATCCCGTATCCTCCATGCTCTTGCCGTCGACCAACTCTttg GTTTGCCCCTGGCCCCTGCTGCCATCACCTCCAGTTCAGGAAACCCCTGGGTCTCTGTGCTGTACACCTGGGTGCTGGTACAG tgcacATTGTTTGCAGGTCAGCTGAATGTGATCGCAGAGTTGGTGACTGTGTTCTATCTGCTGGCGTACGCTGCAGTGGACTTGGCCTGCCTGGCGCTGGAGTGGGCCTCTGCTCCCAATTTCAG gcctaCATTCCAGCTCTTCTCGTGGCACACGTGTCTGCTGGGCATGCTGAGCTGTCTGGTCATGATGTTTGTGATAAATGCTGTTTACTCTTCAGCCAGTATtgtgatgctgctgctgctgctgctcttccTGCACTACAGGTCACCCACCAGCAGCTGGGGCTACATCAGCCAGGCTCTCATCTTTCACCAG GTACGTAAGTATTTGCTGATGCTGGATTCGCGGAAGGATCATGTGAAGTTTTGGAGGCCACAGGTGCTGCTGATGGTGTCCAACCCACGCTCCTCCTGTCAGCTCATCAGCTTCGTCAACCAGCTGAAGAAGGGAGGCCTGTTCATCTTAGGACACGTGCAGCTCGGAGACCTGG ACATGCTGCCGACAGACCCTGTTCAGCAGCATTATAACTTCTGGTTGAGTCTGGTGGATAAGCTGGATGTAAAGGCATTTGTGGATCTTACTCTTTCTCCCTCAGTCAGGCAGGGCACTCAACATCTACTGCGCATCACTGGACTGG GAGGTATGAAGCCGAACACCCTGGTCCTGGGTTTCTATGACAACTGTTACCCAGAGGACTACTTCCTACAGGAAGCTGCTTTCTGTGAGGGTGCGGACAAAGGCTCTGGTTCTTCTGCTGGTTTTGAAGGGGATCATTTTGGAGTGGACCTCCCATCCCTACAGGCTCACTTCCCTCCTGTCCGTCACACAGAAAGCCCTCGCTTTCTGCAGCCGGATGAGTACGTGGGCATCATCTCGGACGCCATCAAGATGGGCAAGAACGTGTGTCTGGCCCGCTACTTCTTCCAGCTACCACCTGAAGGAAAAGGAACGTCCGCAAAATATGGAGACAGCTCAGATATGATTGACGTGTGGCCATCCAACCTTCTGAGCGCAGACGGCAGTGGCAGCTTTGCTGACGTTTGCAGCCTTTTCCTTCTGCAGATGGCGTGCATTCTAAACATGGCCACCAGGTGGCGCCGGGCAAGGGTCCGCATTTTCCTATGTgtggaggcagagtctggagaccAGGGCTGGCTGGCCAAAGAGGAGAGGTTTAGAGAGCTGCTGGGCAAGTTGAGGATCCGAGCCACCATCAAGATCGTAGCCTGGGACCGTGTGGTGCGATTGCTACGAGGAACTGATTCCACAGCTCCCCCTGTAGCTTCGGAGGAATTCTTATCTGCGGTCAACTCACTCCTAAAAGAGCACAGTACGTCTGCTGCTGTGCGCTTCCTCTATCTGCCACGCCCACCCACCAATTCTGGACAATCACAGCAGTACTTAGCACAGCTGGATGCAGTTACTCAAGGGCTTGGTCCCACCCTTCTGATTCATGGACTGACCCCTGTTACATGTACTGAGCTTTGA